A genomic region of Arachis stenosperma cultivar V10309 chromosome 9, arast.V10309.gnm1.PFL2, whole genome shotgun sequence contains the following coding sequences:
- the LOC130947321 gene encoding solute carrier family 40 member 3, chloroplastic: MAIATATFSLHFSKASILHAPFRSSSSPYASSRIRHRFPSSRWLNNTTICPYAPHRFACISPKCSITDTSVHLDHVATDEDGEEGCSCSSPMVKPECPVPIVKLNPDILEAESLNLLNEDTFVDTLLTALPVLSKEEQHALAATPAHPAGLHAFYASCIVANLVEQLWNFAWPSAIALIHPSLLPVAVMSFFTKVAIIVGGPLVGKVMDHLPRVPSYNSLTIIQAVAQLLSASMIIHAHSVRPTSVSTLLLHPWFVILVAAGAIERLCGVALGVANERDWVVMLAGMNRPIALAQANAILNRIDLLCEILGASLFGILLSKYHPVTCLKFAAGLMMGLLPVTIIFTCLANKLSTGVLERPRPSQTCCRTFNEDFAPDAENIVVKGLKAIKHGWKEYLGQPVLPASLAWVLLYFNVVLTPGSLMTAFLTQRGLHPSIIGGFSSMCAFMGVTATFVSSTLVKHFGILKAGAVGLVVQALLLSIAVAVYWTRSMSNQSPLLVFLSMIILSRLGHMSYDVVGAQIIQTGIPSSKANLIGTTEVAVASLAESIMLGVAIIANDPSHFGCLAMLSLLSVVGAAWMFCKWLLNPTDEQKTLFSYDPQF; encoded by the exons ATGGCTATTGCTACGGCCACCTTCTCTCTCCATTTCTCCAAAGCTTCCATTCTTCATGCTCCTTTTCGTTCGTCTTCTTCGCCATACGCTTCCTCTAGAATACGCCATCGCTTCCCTTCTAGTAGATGGTTGAACAACACCACCATTTGCCCTTATGCTCCTCACAG ATTTGCATGTATTAGTCCCAAATGTTCAATCACAGATACTAGTGTACATTTGGACCATGTTGCCACAGATGAGGATGGTGAGGAAGGGTGTTCTTGTTCTTCTCCAATGGTTAAACCTGAGTGTCCGGTGCCAATCGTTAAGCTCAACCCTGATATTCTTGAGGCTGAGTCTTTGAACCTACTCAATGAAGACACATTTGTAGATACCCTACTGACAGCATTGCCT GTTTTGTCCAAAGAGGAGCAACATGCCCTCGCAGCTACTCCAGCTCATCCTGCCGGGTTACATG CTTTCTATGCTAGCTGCATAGTTGCAAATTTAGTTGAGCAGCTTTGGAACTTTGCTTGGCCCTCCGCCATTGCCTTGATTCATCCAAGTCTTTTGCCTGTTGCTGTAATGAGTTTCTTCACTAAAGTGGCTATAATTGTTGGAGGCCCCTTGGTTGGCAAAGTTATGGACCATCTTCCAAGAGTGCCTTCATACAATTCCTTAACTATTATTCAG GCTGTAGCTCAGTTGCTATCTGCATCAATGATTATTCATGCTCATTCTGTGCGTCCTACTTCAGTGTCTACCCTGCTTCTGCATCCGTGGTTTGTTATATTGGTTGCAGCCGGGGCCATTGAGAGGCTATGTGGTGTAGCTTTGGGGGTAGCAAATGAGCGTGACTGGGTTGTGATG CTGGCCGGAATGAATAGGCCGATTGCACTTGCTCAGGCAAATGCTATACTAAATCGAATCGATCTCCTCTGTGAG ATTCTTGGTGCATCACTGTTTGGAATCCTGCTTTCCAAATATCATCCTGTTACCTGCCTGAAATTTGCTGCTGGCTTAATGATGGGGTTACTGCCTGTTACA ATTATTTTCACTTGTTTGGCAAACAAGCTTTCTACTGGTGTTCTTGAAAGGCCTAGACCTTCACAAACCTGCTGCAGAACATTCAATGAAGATTTTGCACCAGATGCTGAAAATATAG TTGTTAAAGGTCTTAAAGCCATCAAGCATGGCTGGAAGGAGTATCTGGGTCAGCCAGTTCTTCCCGCTAGTCTTGCCTGGGTGCTCCTCTACTTCAATGTTGTTCTTACACCGGGAAGTTTGATGACAGCATTTTTAACGCAGCGTG GTTTACATCCATCTATCATTGGAGGATTCAGCAGCATGTGTGCTTTTATGGGTGTTACAGCTACATTCGTGTCTTCAACTTTGGTCAAGCATTTTGGCATTTTGAAG GCTGGAGCTGTTGGTTTGGTGGTTCAAGCTTTACTTCTCAGCATTGCTGTTGCCGTATATTGGACCAGATCAATGTCGAATCAAAGCCCACTTCTCGTTTTCCTGTCTATGATT ATATTGTCGCGGTTAGGACACATGTCATACGATGTTGTAGGGGCACAGATTATCCAAACAGGGATCCCATCATCAAAAGCAAATCTCATTGGGACAACGGAGGTCGCTGTTGCCAGTTTAGCGGAGTCTATAATGCTCGGTGTCGCAATAATTGCAAATGATCCATCTCATTTTGGGTGTTTGGCAATGTTGTCCCTTCTCTCGGTGGTTGGTGCCGCATGGATGTTCTGTAAATGGTTGTTGAATCCGACAGATGAACAAAAAACACTCTTTTCTTATGATCCtcaattttga